Genomic DNA from alpha proteobacterium U9-1i:
CGACGCCGATTTCCGCAACCGGGCTGGCAAATTCATCGAAGCCGTTGGCCGCGAACCGATCATGGCGCAGGCGTTTCTGCCCAGCGTCAAAAACGGCGATCGGCGCGTTTTCGTGCTGGGCGGCGAAGCCATCGCGGCCATTCGGCGGATGCCGCCGGAAGGCGATTTCCGCGCGAACCTGCACGTCGGCGGCAAGGCCTTGGCGACTGAGCTTGAGCCAGGAGACCGCAAGGTGGCGCAGGCGGTGGCGCCGCTGCTCCGTGAAGAGGGCATACTTTTCGCTGGCCTTGATGTGATCGACGGACGCCTCATCGAGATCAACGTGACCTCGCCCACGCTTGTTCAGCAGCTCCTGAGCTTCGGCGGGCCGGACCTGCCGAAGCTCTTTTGGGAGCGTGCGGAAAAGATGGTCGCCGCTTGAGCGCGCTTAGTGCTTGACGAAGCGCAACGTCATGCGGTCGCTCTCGCCGATTGCGTCAAACTCCGTGTGATCGAAATTTGGGTTCGCGGGCTGGCCGGAGGGCGCGGATTGGCGCACCGGCGGCAATGTCCACACGCCGAACGGGTGATTGTGATCGTCGCGCGGATTGGCGTTGATTTCGGAGCGCGCCGCAAGTGTGAGGCCAGCGCGTGCTGCGGCTTCAATCACGTAGCTCTCCGGCACATAGCCAGTTGGCGCTGAGGTCGCGACGGTAGAGCCTGGCGGTGCGCGATGCTGCTCGACGGCGAGCACGCCGCCCGGTTTCAGAACGCGAGCGAATTCCGCCATGTAGCGATCGGTGCGGCCCTCAGCCCGTGCCCAATTGTGGAACGCACGCGCGACGAGAATGAAATCAGCGGAATTGTCTGGTAGCGCCAGGCCCGACGTGTTTCCGAAGTTGACGGCTTCGACGCGTCCGTAGCGCTCGGTGTTTGAATATTCCTGCAGGAATGACGCGCGCGCATTGCGGGCGCCTTCGCTGACGGTTGGTGAGCCGAGATCGACATAGCCGGCTACATAGCGGCCGTTGGTAGCGTGCGCGTACGGCGCCAGAATTTGCGTCCACCACGAGCCGCCGCCCGGGTCGATTTCGACGATTGTCGTGCCGGGGCGCAGACCCCAGAAGGCAAGCGCCTCTTGTGGGTGGCGATATTGGTCGCGCGCGCGGTGTGCCTCGCTGCGCCATGCGCCGTTCACGGCGTTTGCCAACGCGACATCCGTGGCCGGCGCGGACGTTTGGGCCTGGGCTTGCTCACGTGGAGCGTCGGCGCCAGCGCATGCGCCGGCAAGGCAGGCCACAGCGATCGCCGTTAGAAGCTTCTGCATTCTGGTTCTCCACGTTTCTATAGGGCAGCTGTCGAGATGATCAGGGCGGCGGCGGCCACGTTCAATGCAAAGCCGACGACCAGCATGCGCTTCAACGTCACAAGCCCAGAGGCGTAGGCGATGGCGTTTGGCGCGGTTGCGACCGGCAACATGAACGCAAAACTCGCGGCGATGGCGACTGGAAACGCAAGCGGCGTCAATGGTGCGCCGGAGGCTGCGGCGACAGCGGCGACGATGGGCAACATCGAGGTGAGCGTCGCGACATTGCTTGCAAGCTCGGAGATCAGGATGGTGGCGATCACAAGAACCGCCACAAGCCCCAGCGCGGACAACCCATCCATGGCGGAAATCCGCGTGCCAATCCATTCGGCAAGGCCCGTCGCGTCCATCGCGCCAGCGAGTGAGAGGCCGCCACCAAAAAGGATCGCGATGCCCCACGGAATTCGCTCGGCCGTGGGCCAATCGATTAGCTTCTCGCTGCCGCCCCGTCCCGATGGAATGAAGAAAAGGCTGAGCGCGCCAAGGATGGCGATACCGGTGTCGGTAAGGCCGTCGAGGCCGGGCAATTCGTTCAGGAGAACGCGCGTTATCCAGAGCAAAGCGGTGGCGCCGAACACAAGGCCGATGCGTATCTCTGGCGTTGTGATGCGACCCAACGCTGCGAGCGCCTCCTTCACAACGGCCCCGACTGCCTCGTAACGGCCGTGCCCTTTGCCGAAGAGTGGCCAGCACAAAAGCAGCCACGCCAGCGGCAACATCACCAGCATCATCGGAATAGCGCGCATCATCCAATCGACGAACGCGATCGGTTCGCCAGCGCGTTCGAGAAATGCGATGCCAATCAGGTTTGTCGGCGTCCCCACGGGCGTGCCGATGCCGGCGATGGTCGCGGCGTGGGCGACCCCGAGCGCCAACGCGCCGCCGAGCGCCAAATCGGGCTTTCCGTCTGGCGAGAGTGCGCGCGCGGCGCCGATAGCGATCGGCGCCAGCATCAAAGTTGTGGCGGTGTTGGAAATCCACATGGAGATGAGCGCTGACGCGGTCATGAACCCAGCGACGAGCATTACCGGCCGGCCGCCCGCGCGGGCGGCGATCGAGAGCGCGATGCGCTCGTGGAGGCGCCAGCGCTCGACGCTCGCGGCGAGGATGAAACCGCCAATGAACAGGAAGACGATCGGGTCCGCGTAGGGTGCGGCCGCCGCCTGCATGCTCGTCGCGCCCACCATCGGCAGTACAAACAGGGGAAGCAGCGCGGTCGCGGCGATGGGGATGGGCTCCGTGACCCACCAGACGACCATGAGGGCTATAAGCGAGACCACGCACCACGCTTCCGGCGTAACGCCGGCGGGCGGGGCAAGCAGCTGGATGCCCAGCGCCAGCGCCGGCCCGAGCGTGAATCCGATGAGGCGTCCTGTCCGGCCGAAGCCGGTGCTCTCGCCGATGCTGTCCGCTTCGCTCACCGGCTCCCCCTTGGCCGCTTGTGGATGGTGCCCCAGGCCCGACTCGAACGGGCACGTCCTTGCGAACGGCAGATTTTGAGTCTGCTGCGTCTACCGATTCCGCCACTGGGGCATTGGTCCAGAGCGAGGCGGGACCGTTAAGAGGGCTGGGCGCTCCTGTCAATTTCGGGTGGAGAGGCTGAAGGTCCTTAATGACCCCTTGGCGCGGAGCGTGCTAGGCGAGCGCCATGCTGACCTCCCTCAAGGACCGGACCATCGCGCTGGCGCGCAGCCCCAACGCCGAGCGGGCGCTGTTCGCCATATCTTTCGCCGAGAGCTCGTTCTTTCCGCTGCCGCCCGACCTGCTTTTGGGGCCCATGGCGGCCGCGGAGCCCTCGAAATGGTTCCGCTATGCGCTGACCTGCACGATCGCCTCGGTGCTCGGCGGACTGCTTGGCTACGCGATCGGCATGTTTCTGATGGAATCCATTGGCAACGCGGTGCTTTCGTTCTTCGGCTATGCGGGAGAACGGCGGGCCGAATTGGAGGCGTTTTACGCCCAATACGGCGCGTGGTTTATCTTCCTGAAGGGCCTGACGCCGATCCCCTATAAGCTGGTGACGATCGTCTCGGGCGCCATGGCGTTCTCGCTGCCGATCTTCGTGATCGCTTCGATCATCACCCGCGGCCTCCGTTTTCTTGCGGTGGCGTGGATTTTCCAACGCTTTGGACCTCAGATCGCACCAATCATGGAAAAGCGCATGGGGTTGGTGCTGGTTGGCGTCGCCGTGCTGATCGTTGCCGTCGTGGTGGCGGCGCGTTTCCTTCATTAATGCGACGAGCAGCGCGCTGGCGCGGCGGCGCGCCGCAGACGGCGGGCGCGCTTTCCGGCTAGGATGGCTGCATGTCGCGTCTTCAGTCGATTTGGCCGTTCATCAGTTTGCTCGCCTCTGGAGCGTTGTTGGCGGCTGCGCACGCGTTTGAGCGCTTTGGTGGTTTAGCGCCATGCCCGCTCTGCCTGGATCAGCGCGAATGGCATTGGGCGGTTGTTGGCGCTTCGGTGCTTGGGATCGCGTGGGTGCGGCTCGTGCCGACGCGAATGTGGATCGCCGCGGCGTTGATTGGCTTGGTCTATGTCGGTGCGACGGGGATGGCGGCCTACCACGTGGCGGTGGAGCAGCACTGGGTCACAGCGCAATGTGACGTCACGCCGGCGGGTGATCTGAGCTTCGACGTCAATGCCGACTTGATCGTCCCGCGTTGTGACACGCCGGCTTGGACGATGTTTGCCATCTCGATGGCCGGCTACAACGCGCTCATTTCGGCCGGCCTGATGTTGGCAAGCTTTGCCGTGGCCTTCGCGCCGACGCGAGGCCGCGCCAATGGCTGAGCATCCGCCATTTCCCGGTTTGGGCGCGCGGTCTCGTGAGATCGAAGAAATGATCCGTGTCGACCACGCCGGTGAGTACGGCGCCGTGCAAATCTATCGCGGCCAACGCGCCGTGTTTGAACGGATCGGCGCCAAGGCGCACGCGGCGCGCATCATCGCTCACATGGAAGAGGGCGAGCAGGAGCACCTCAAGACGTTTGATCGTCTGGTCGCCGAGCGCGGCGTGCGACCGACGTTGATGGCCCCGGTGTGGCGGGTTGCTGGATTTGGGCTTGGCGCTGTCACCGCGCTCATGGGCGAGAAGGCCGCTCACGCTTGCACAGAGGCGGTCGAAGACGTGATCGAAGAACATTACGGCCGCCAGAGCGACGCGCTCGCCAGCGGCGGCGACGCAGAGCTCAAGCACATTGTCGATCGCTTTCGCGCGGAGGAGATCGCGCACAAGGATACAGCGGTGGAACAAGGTGCGCGCGACGCCATCGGCTATCCGTTTCTTTCGGCGATGATCAAATTCGGCTGCCGCGCGGCGATTCGTATCTCCGAAAAGATATGAGCGGCCAGCCGAACGTGCGCCGCGCGCGCGAGAATGAACGCGGCGCGGTTTCACAGGTGTTGACGGATGCGTTCGTCAACGAGGACGGTTTGAATTATTGGCTTCGCCAGGGCGCCGCAAAAGACCGCGTACGCCGTGTATTTTTCAACGCGGCCGTTCGTGACCTCATCCACAAGGAACGTCAGCTTTGGGTCGCCGAAGCTGACGGCGGACACGCCGGCGCGGCGATTTGGCTAAAGCCTGACGATCGCGCGTTCGATTTCTCGCCGCTACAGGAATTGCTGATAGGGCCGTTGTTCTTCAGCGTTGCGGGCTTCGAGGGTATGCGCCGGGGCAACGAGCTCGGCCGGATGCTCGCAAGCAAGCACCCGCGCGAACCTCATGCGCATCTGGTTTTCCTTGGTGTCGCGCCGGCGTTCCAGGGGCGCGGCGTGGGCTCGGCGATCCTCAAGGAGACATTGGCGCCGTTGGATGCAAACGGCGTCACAGCCTATCTTGAATGCACCACCGCACGGAATGCGGCGCTCTATGCGCGCCATGGCTTTGAGGTGACGGGTGAGTTTGATCTGCCGGGCCTGCATATGTGGACGATGACGCGCCCGCCGCGGTGATCAGAATTCCGCTTTGTCGCCGGCGCTGTGTTCCTTCGCGCCAAGTGCATCGGCCAGGCGCATTTTGGCGCTGCCAGGCTTGAGCGGTTTCTGTTGGCTTTCGTGCGGCGCCCAACCTGTGAGGGTGAGGATTTCGAACGTGGCGCGCACGCGACCATCGGGATCGGCGAAGCGGGCCCGGTAGATTTCAAACGCGCGCGTCAGGATGCGCCGGCTCAAGGCTCGGGGGTTGCGTTCAGCCAACGCCGAGGTCTCGCCCATGGCGCGGAGGTCGGCGAGCAGGCGCATCGGTTCGGCGTAGCGCACGGTCACCACGTCGCGATCCGCAGCCGGGAGCGCGAAGCCGGCGCGCTGCAGCAATCCGGCCGTGTCCTGCAAATCCGCGAATGGCGCTACCCGCGGGCCGGCGCCGCCACTGATTTCCGACTCGGCCTCTATCAACGTTAGACGCAGTTCGGTGAGTGTCTCACCGCCAAACATCGATGCGAGCAGCAGACCGTCGGGCTTAAGCGCGTGACGCAATTGAATAAGCGCGCCGGGCAAATCATTAACCCAGTGCAGGGCGAGCGGTGCGACGATCAGGTCAAACGCTCCCGCGGCGAAGGGCAAGTGCTCCAGGCTGAGATGAACGTCGCCGAAGGCTGCGTCGGCACAGACAGTCTCACCGATCCGGCCTGCAAGTGCGGGCCGCGCGGCCAATTCGTCAGTGAACAGACCGCCCTCGCCCAGCAGCAGGGTGCGCGCGAATGGGCGCGGGATTGCCTCCAGCCGATCGGCCAAATCCGCCGCCGCCCGTTTGTGCAGGAAGGCGTTTTCGCGGAAGCCGTCCGCCGCGCGGCGCTTGCGCGCGCGCACAAGCCGTGGCTCGAATGGACGCGGGGGGAGTTGGGCCATTGGCGCAATCCTATCGCGCATCGGCGACGTTCCGGAAACGGGGCTTGGTATCGCGTCTGTCAGACCTGATCTGGCCGCCGCGTTCGCTTTTGTCCGACGCTATCGTTGATCGTCCGGGCGTGATCGAGCCGCCGCTGTGGTCGGAACTGCAATTTCTGTCGGGGGCGGGGTGTTTCAGATGCGGGTTTCCGCTGCAGGAGGAGCCGGGCGCCGAAGGCGTCTGCGGCGCCTGCGCGGGCCGGGCGCCGGCCTATGATTGCGCGCGCGCGGCGCTGGCCTACGACGACCACGCGCGACGCTTGATCCTCGACCTGAAGCGGGGCGGCAGGCGGGATGGCTTGCCGGTGTTCGCCCGCTGGATGGGCCAGGCAGGCGGCGACATTATCGCCCGCGCCGATTTCATCGCCCCAGCGCCCATGCATTGGACCCGGCTTGCCGTGCGAAGCTTCAACCAGGCCGCCTGGCTGGCGCAGGCGATTTCGCACGCGAGTGGGAAACCCTGGCGGCCGGAGGCGCTCAAGCGGGTCAAGCGGCGCAAGAGCCAGGCAGGTTTGTCGGCCTCGGAACGCCGCCGCAATGTTGCCGGGGCGATCAAGGCAGGGGCCAAGCTTCAAGGGCAAACCGTGCTCGTAGTGGACGATGTGTTCACCACGGGCGCCACCTTGG
This window encodes:
- a CDS encoding SAM-dependent methyltransferase, whose amino-acid sequence is MRARKRRAADGFRENAFLHKRAAADLADRLEAIPRPFARTLLLGEGGLFTDELAARPALAGRIGETVCADAAFGDVHLSLEHLPFAAGAFDLIVAPLALHWVNDLPGALIQLRHALKPDGLLLASMFGGETLTELRLTLIEAESEISGGAGPRVAPFADLQDTAGLLQRAGFALPAADRDVVTVRYAEPMRLLADLRAMGETSALAERNPRALSRRILTRAFEIYRARFADPDGRVRATFEILTLTGWAPHESQQKPLKPGSAKMRLADALGAKEHSAGDKAEF
- a CDS encoding periplasmic thiol:disulfide oxidoreductase DsbB (required for DsbA reoxidation) — its product is MSRLQSIWPFISLLASGALLAAAHAFERFGGLAPCPLCLDQREWHWAVVGASVLGIAWVRLVPTRMWIAAALIGLVYVGATGMAAYHVAVEQHWVTAQCDVTPAGDLSFDVNADLIVPRCDTPAWTMFAISMAGYNALISAGLMLASFAVAFAPTRGRANG
- a CDS encoding competence protein F homolog (phosphoribosyltransferase domain, required for utilization of DNA as sole source of carbon and energy); the encoded protein is MAQSYRASATFRKRGLVSRLSDLIWPPRSLLSDAIVDRPGVIEPPLWSELQFLSGAGCFRCGFPLQEEPGAEGVCGACAGRAPAYDCARAALAYDDHARRLILDLKRGGRRDGLPVFARWMGQAGGDIIARADFIAPAPMHWTRLAVRSFNQAAWLAQAISHASGKPWRPEALKRVKRRKSQAGLSASERRRNVAGAIKAGAKLQGQTVLVVDDVFTTGATLEACARALKRAGAAEVHGLTLARVVRPLDIHV
- a CDS encoding 2-octaprenyl-3-methyl-6-methoxy-1,4-benzoquinol hydroxylase, with translation MAEHPPFPGLGARSREIEEMIRVDHAGEYGAVQIYRGQRAVFERIGAKAHAARIIAHMEEGEQEHLKTFDRLVAERGVRPTLMAPVWRVAGFGLGAVTALMGEKAAHACTEAVEDVIEEHYGRQSDALASGGDAELKHIVDRFRAEEIAHKDTAVEQGARDAIGYPFLSAMIKFGCRAAIRISEKI
- a CDS encoding lipoprotein B (FIG139438): MLTSLKDRTIALARSPNAERALFAISFAESSFFPLPPDLLLGPMAAAEPSKWFRYALTCTIASVLGGLLGYAIGMFLMESIGNAVLSFFGYAGERRAELEAFYAQYGAWFIFLKGLTPIPYKLVTIVSGAMAFSLPIFVIASIITRGLRFLAVAWIFQRFGPQIAPIMEKRMGLVLVGVAVLIVAVVVAARFLH
- a CDS encoding sodium-dependent transporter, translated to MSEADSIGESTGFGRTGRLIGFTLGPALALGIQLLAPPAGVTPEAWCVVSLIALMVVWWVTEPIPIAATALLPLFVLPMVGATSMQAAAAPYADPIVFLFIGGFILAASVERWRLHERIALSIAARAGGRPVMLVAGFMTASALISMWISNTATTLMLAPIAIGAARALSPDGKPDLALGGALALGVAHAATIAGIGTPVGTPTNLIGIAFLERAGEPIAFVDWMMRAIPMMLVMLPLAWLLLCWPLFGKGHGRYEAVGAVVKEALAALGRITTPEIRIGLVFGATALLWITRVLLNELPGLDGLTDTGIAILGALSLFFIPSGRGGSEKLIDWPTAERIPWGIAILFGGGLSLAGAMDATGLAEWIGTRISAMDGLSALGLVAVLVIATILISELASNVATLTSMLPIVAAVAAASGAPLTPLAFPVAIAASFAFMLPVATAPNAIAYASGLVTLKRMLVVGFALNVAAAALIISTAAL
- a CDS encoding GCN5-related N-acetyltransferase; translated protein: MSGQPNVRRARENERGAVSQVLTDAFVNEDGLNYWLRQGAAKDRVRRVFFNAAVRDLIHKERQLWVAEADGGHAGAAIWLKPDDRAFDFSPLQELLIGPLFFSVAGFEGMRRGNELGRMLASKHPREPHAHLVFLGVAPAFQGRGVGSAILKETLAPLDANGVTAYLECTTARNAALYARHGFEVTGEFDLPGLHMWTMTRPPR